The sequence below is a genomic window from Corallococcus silvisoli.
GGCGCGAGTCCAACGAGAGCGGCATCCAGGTGCACTGGCTCCCGGCGCCCTCCAGCGGCGCGATGAGCTACACGGAGCGCGTCCGGACCTCGGGCCACTTCGCGCTCAACGCCACACGCCGCGCGGCGCGGCTGCCGGCGGACGTGTTCTTCGCCACCAGCACGCCGCTCACCATCGCGGTGCCGGGCATCGCCGCCTCGCGGTGGAACAAGCGCCCCATGGTCTTCGAGGTCCGCGACCTCTGGCCCGCCTTCCCCATCGCCGTGGGTGCCCTCAAGAGCCGCTCCGCCATCCTGGCCGCGCAGCTCCTGGAGAAGGCGGCCTACGCGGGCGCGGAGCACATCGTCGCGCTGTCCCCGGGGATGAAGGCCGGCGTGCAGGCGGCGGGCGTGGCTCCAGAGAAGATCACCATCATCCCCACCCTCTGCGACCCGGAGCGCTTCCAGGTGCCGGCGTCCGCGGGCGCGGAGTTCCGCCAGAGGCATGCGTGGCTGGGGAACCGCCCCATGGTGCTGTACGCCGGCACGTTGGGGCTGGTGAACGGCGTGGACTACCTGGTCCGGGTGGCGGCGGAGATGCGCGAATGGGACCCGGAGGTGCGCTTCGTCATCATGGGCCGGGGCCGCGAGGAGGCCTCGCTGCACGCGCTGGCGGAGGCGCTGGGCGTGAAGGACCAGAACCTCTTCTTCCTGCCTGGCGTGCCCAAGGAGCAGGTGCCCGCGCTGCTGAGCGCGGCCTCCCTGGCCATGTCCCTCTTCACTGACGTGACGGGCATGCAGGACACCTCCGCCAACAAGTTCTTCGACGTGCTCGCGGCGGGACGCCCGCTGGCGCTCAACTATGGAGGCTGGCAGGCGGAGCTGATGGACCGGGAGCCCTTCGGCCTGCGCCTGCCGCCCAAGGACATCCCCGCCGCGGCGCGCATGCTGGCGCGCCGGCTGCGCGACCCGAAGTGGCTCGCGGAGGCCGGGGCGCTGGCGAGCAGGCTGGGCCGGGAGCGCTACTCCGCGGACACCGCCGCCCAGCGGCTGGCGGAGGTGCTACAGCGCGCGGCCCGGGCCCGGTCATGACGAACCGCCCGGTGGAGCGCCACGCCACCGGGCCGCGCCCCCTGCCCGTCAACCCGTGGTCCGCAGCGCCTGTTTCCGGGGAGTGGCGCGAACCGCCTCCACCACCCGCTCCAGCTCCCGGGCCGTGAGGCTGGAGCCAGAAGGCAGGCACAGCCCCTGACGGAAGAGCTCCTCCGCCACGCAGCCCCGCCGCCGTTCGAAGTTCGCGAAGACGGGTTGCAGGTGCATGGGCTTCCACACCGGCCGCGCCTCGATGTTCTCCCGCTCGAGCGCGCTCCGCACCGCCTCCCGGTCCGCGCCGAACACCGCCGGGTCGATGGTGATGGCCGTCAGCCAGCGCGTATGCCGGCCCCACGGGGCCTCCGGCATGAACGCGATGCCGGGCAGGTCCTGGAAGGCGTTCGCGTAGAACGCGTGGTTCGCGCGGCGCGCCGCCACCCGGTCCTCCAGCACCTGCAACTGCCCCCGGCCAATCCCAGCCAGCACGTTGCTGAGCCGGTAGTTGTAGCCAATCTCCGAGTGCTGGCAGTGCGTCGCCGTGTCCCGGGCCTGCGTGGCCAGCTTGAGCGCGTGCCGGGCCAGCTCCCCGTCCGGCGACACCAGCATCCCGCCCCCGGACGTGGTGAGGATCTTATCGCCGTTGAACGAATAGATGCCCACCCGCCCCACGGTGCCCGGCACGCGGCCCTTGTACGTGCTGCCCAGGGCCTCCGCCGCGTCCTCCACCATGGGCACGCCGTAGCGGTCGCACGCGGCCAGGAGCGGATCCAGGTCCGCGCTCTGGCCGTAGAGGTGCACCACCACCACGGCGCGCGGCAGCCGGCCCACTCGGGCGCGCATCGCCAGCTCCTCCTCCAGCAGCACCGGGTCCATGTTCCAGGAGGTGCGCTCGCTGTCGATGAAGACGGGCGAAGCCCCCAGGTAGCGGATGGGGTTCACCGTCGCGGCGAAGGTGAGCGTGCTCACCAGCACGTCATCTCCGGGCCCCACGCCCAGCAACTGGAGCGCCAGGTGGAGCGCGGCCGTGCCGGAGCTCAGCGCGACCGCGTGCGGCGTGCCCACGCACCGGGCGAACTCATCCTGGAAGGCGTCCACGTGCGGCCCCAAGGGGGCGATCCAATTGTTCTCGAACGCTTCGTCGACATAGCCGCGCTCGAGCGTGCCCATGTGGGGTGAGGACAGGTGGATGCGGGAGGACATGCGACTGGCTCCAATCGGGGGGCCGGGGGCATGGCCCCGGTGAAGGCATGGAGCGTTCGCACACTCCCCTCCCCCGCGCGCTCGGGCCGGAGGAGGGGGGGTCTGTCCGCATTGTGGAACTGGGGCATGTCCGCAAAAAGCCACACGCGTCGCGCTCCTCCAGGGGGCCCATCCTTCCGGATGAGGGTGGAGGAATGGGGCCCTCGGGAGAGGTCATGGAGCGACAGCGCAGGTCGTCCCGTGTCGGAGCGCCGCGGGGTGTGTTTCGCGCGTTGCTCACCGTGGCCTGTGTGCTGGGCGGGCCCCGTGTCGAGGGCCAGGAGCGTGTGCCGCTCCCTCCACCGTTCTGGCTCCCCGCCTTCACCGCGCCCATGCATCCGTCGGCCAGCGGCGCTCGCGCCGCCGAGCTCGCCGGGCCCAGCTTCCGCGCCCAGACGGTGCGGATGTTCGTGCGTCCGACGCTGGCGGGCCCTCGCCTGAGGCTCGTGTTGAGCAACCAGTACGGGACGCAGCCCCTGCGGCTGGAGGCGGTCCGGGTGGCCCTCCGAGTCAGCGGCATCACCATCGACCCCGCGACGGTCCGGGAGGTTCGCTTCGCGGGTGCGGCCTCCGTCAGCATCCCTCCAGGCCGGACGGCCGTCAGTGAAGCCGTCGAGCTCGCGGTCGATGGCCAGCGGGATGTGGCCGTCTCGCTCTATTTCCTGGAGCGCTCGGGCGCGGTGACGTGGCACCTCCAGGGCGCCAACAGCACCTATGTCTCCGCGAGCGGCGACCACACGGCGGCGCGGACCTTCGAGTCCGCGCTCACGACGCGCAGTCTCTATTTCCTCACCGCGCTGCACGTGGACGCGGCGCACGACGCATCCCTGGTCGCGACGTTCGGTGACTCCATCACCGACGGCGCGGGCTCCACGGTGGACACGGGGCGCTCGTGGCCGGCCCGCCTGGCCCAGCGGCTGGCGGCGCGGGGTGGCAAGCCCGTGGGCGTGCTCAACGCGGGGCTGTCAGGGAACCGGCTGTTGAAGGACGACTATGGGCCCAAGGGGTCGCAGCGCTTCGAGCGGGACGTGCTGGCCCAGCGGGGCGTCAAGGCCGTCATCCTCCTGGAGGGCATCAACGACATCGGTCGGTCGGGGCCCGCTTCCGGAGCAGTGACCGCCGCGCAAATCATCCAGGGTTACGAACAGCTCATCCAGCGTGCGCGGGCCAAGGGCCTGAAGGTGTATGGCGGAACCCTGACGCCCATGCAGGGCCACCCCTACTTCACGCCGGAGCACGAGGCCCTGCGCGAGGCCGTGAACCAGTGGATCCGTGGCGCTGGCGGGTTCGATGCGGTGATTGACTTCGAGGCGGCGGTGAGAGACCCGGCCAACCCCGACGCGATCCGCAAGGAGCTGACCGTGGAGGGACTGCATCCCAATGACGCGGGCGCCGAGCGCATGGCCAACGCCATCGACCTCCGCCTGTGGGAGTAAACGTCCGCCACGGCACTCGACGCCATCGCGCTTCGCCCCCGTCACGTGACTCCAGCCTGTCTGGCCGCGTCCTTCACGTGGACGGACCCGCGCGGGTCCCCGTCCACGGGGCACCGCCAATCAGCGCGAGCGCAATGGCGACACCCCGCGGACCTCCCCCGGCGGCAGCGGACCGATGTGCTTCATCCACTGGCTGAACTCCTTCTCATGGGGGAAGACGTTGAAATAGACATCGCCGACGGTGCCCGTGGTGGGCGTGGCCCGCAGCCAGAGATGCAACGAGCCATCCTCCCCCAGGCGCGCGAGCCCGATGGCATCCGGGGCGGGTGTCCCAGGGGACGCTGGCACGGGAGGCCCGCCGCCCTCCTCCGGCGTCCGCTGGAGCGCGGCAAGCACCTCGCGAGCCGAGTCCCGCCACAGCGCGCCGGTCCCGGAGAGGCCCTGTCGTGCGTCGAGCCGCCGGGCGATTTCGGGGAGGAGTTGGGGACGCAGCCGCTCGATGGCCGCGGCGCTCCAGCCCGTGGAGCGCCGGCTCCGGTTCAGACACCCGAGGAGCCGCTCCAGGTCGGCCTCGGACAGGAACGCGTCCGACCGCGCGAGCCAGGTCTCGTAGAAGGCGGGGAGGAACCACTCCTGCTCATGCCTCACGACCGCGACGGACCGGTTCCAATCCCAGGACGGGGCCAGCCCCAGCTCCTCCGGGTTCCAGGTGCGGAAGCCGGTGCGCCCGTCAACGAACTTCAGGAACTCGCGCCAGCGCGCCTCCGGGCTGGCCAGGGACTCGATGCGCGTCCGGCATCGGCGCAGGTCCTCGGGCGTGGCGGCGGGGTCCGTCACCACCAGGTCGCAGGACTTCTCCACCGCGCCGCGCTCGACCTCCGCGCGCAGCCCCCTGCGCTCCTTCCGGCGCCGGGACTCGAAGGCGCGGCCGGCCAGCGCCTCGCCCCCAAGGAGCGCCAGGAAGACCGCCGCCGCGCACGGCAGCCCCACCGCCAGGGGCAGGCCCAGGCCCAGGGGCACCTCGCCCCACGGCCGCGAGGAGAAGAAGCGCCGCCAGATGACCCACAGGGTGAGGAGCAGCGGGACGATGGCGATGACGGCCGAGAGCGCGTTCATCGCCCGATGCGCGAGGGTGATGCCACGGCGGTAGGCCTCGCCGCTGAAGGCCAGCGCCACGAACGTGGCCCCCATCAGGGCCACGGCCAGCACCAGCTCCACCCCCAGACCCACCACCGCCAGGAACGTGCCCATTGGAAGGCTCCCTCGACACCGGCGGGGAGCCGGGGCCCCACCGTAGCGCAAGCCGCTTCACCCGGCGGTGGACGGGCGCCGCCCATGCGCCTTGCTCCCCCGGGGCCTTGCCCGTCACGCTTGAGCCCATGACGACAGAATTCATCCTGCTCCGGCACGGGGAGACGGAGTGGAACGCCCAGGACCGTTTGCAGGGACACATGAACAGCTCCCTGAGCCGCGAAGGGCTGCGGCAGGCGGACGCCCTGGCCGAGCGCCTCGCCACCCTCCCCTTCCAGGCGCTCTACAGCAGCGACCTGGATCGCGCGGTGGAGACGGCGGCCCGCATCGCGGCGAGTACGGGTCACGCCCTCCAGCCGGATGCACGCCTGCGCGAGCGTGCGCTGGGCATCCTCGAAGGGCTGACGCGCATGGAGGCCCGACAGCGATACCCAGACGTCTTCGCCGCGTACACGGAGGGCGGCGCCGACTACGTCGTCCCCAAGGGCGAGAGCGCGTCCCAGCGACTGCGGCTGGCGCTCCAGTGTCTGGGGGAGCTGGGGGCACGGCACCCGGAGGCCCGCGTCGTGGTGGTCACCCATGGAGGGCTGCTCAGCGGACTGCTCCGCCATTGCCTGGGCATCCCGCCGTCCACGCCACGCGCCTTCTCCGTCCTCAACGCCGGCTGGAACCAGTTCGACCTGCACGAAGGCGGCTTCCGGATGGTGACCTGGGGGGACGTCAGCCACCTGCGCGGCCTCAGCCTGGATGACACGTGACCCGCGGCCACGGGACAACAGGCCGCGTGTCGCCGAGCGTCGGCCCCTGGACAGCCCGCGGTGCCATCCAGCGATGGGTGGACAACACCATCACAGGAGCTATCCAGTTGCGTTAATTGCCAGGGCGGGGGCGCTTAGCAAGACGTGCAGGGCCCATCCAGAGTCGTTCGGTCTCCCGTTTCATCACTTCACCGAGGCCAACATGTTTTCAGGACAGGTCGTGCGCCGTTGGACCGCCGCCAGCGCGGTTTCGCTGCTGATCATCGGGTGTGGTCCCCAGGCCACCGAGGAGCAGCCGCCCCAGCCGGGGGCTCCCGCCGCCACGTCGCAGGAAATCGTCGGTGGCGCCAACACCACCATCGCGCAGAACCCGTGGCAGGTGTCGCTGCAGAGCAGCGGCGGCAGCCACTTCTGCGGCGGCACCATCATCAACGAGAGCTGGATCCTCACCGCGCAGCACTGCGTGAACTCCGGGGGCAGCATCTCCAAGCCGGGCCGCGTGGTGGCCGGCATCACCAAGCGCAGCGGCAGCAGCGCCGGGCAGATCCGCACGGTGTCGCAGGTGTTCGTCTACCCGGGCTATGTCGACGCCAACGTGGGCAAGGACGCGGCGCTGCTGAAGCTGTCCTCGCCGCTGGACCTGAGCGGCGCGAACGCGAAGGCCATCCCGCGGGTCACCGAGGAGGACGAGGCGGCGGGCGTGACCAACGCGGGCGTCATCGCGCGCGTCACGGGCTGGGGCACGCTGAGCAGCGGCTCCTCCTCCCTGCCGGACACGCTCCAGACGGTGAACGTGGCCCTCATCACCAACGCCTCCGCGCAGTCCAGCTACCCCAGCGAGACCATCGGCGCGGACCAGCTGGGCGCGGCGTCGCCGGGCAAGGACTCCTGCCAGGGTGACAGCGGGGGGCCCCTCACCGTCCTCAAGGGCGGCACCCAGGTGCTCGCGGGCATCGTGAGCTGGGGCTACGGCTGCGCCGACGCGCGCTACCCGGGCATGTACGGCCGCGTGTCGTCCTTCGAGAACTGGATCACCAACACCCTCAACGGCGCGTCCCAGGGCACGACGGTGCTCGACCTGGGCGGCCTGTCGGGCGCCACCGGCTCCTTCACGCACTACGCCATCAACGTCCCCTCGGGCACCACCGCGCTGACGGTGTTCCAGTCGGGCGGCACGGGCGACGCGGACCTGTACGTGCGCCAGGGCGCGCAGCCCACCACGTCCCTGTACAACTGCCGCCCGTACGCCAGCGGCAACGAGGAGACCTGCACCTTCAACAACCCCACCGCCGGCACCTGGTACGTGTCCGTGCGCGGCTACAGCGCGTTCACGGGCGTCTCCTTGAAGGCCACCGTGCAGTAGCCCTCCGCCTGGCGCGGGTGTGCGCCGCGAAGCCCTCTTCGTCCCGCGCGGAGGAAGGGGGCTTTCGTGTTTCGTCCCTCTCTCGCGTCCTGGGTGCTAGACCTACCGGATGGCCCGGAACGTCCCCAGAGCCTCCCGCTGCCCCCACTGCAACGCACCCTTCACGCCGCAGGTCTCGCGGACGCACTACACCTGCGGCTACTGCGGCCATGCGTTCGACCTGGAAGGGCCGCCTTCGATTCCGCCCGCCCCGCCAGCGCCCGCCTCCGCGCCGACGAACCCGCAGGTCGCGATGATCATCGCGGGGTCCGTGGGGGTGCTCCTGCTGGGGGTGATCGTCGCGGTGTTCGCATGGCGCGGCGACCCTCCAGAGGAGGTCCCCCCCTCCAGGCCCGAGCCCGTCTCCAGCCCGCCCCCAGCCGTTGTCCCCCCGCCCCCCTTCGTTCCCAGTCCTCCTCCGCCGCCCCGCCCGGAGCGCCTCCAGTGGGCGGAGCGGGATGCGCCGGTGTTCGTGGACCTCAACGGGGATGGGACCGACGAGATCATCGGGCACGTGAGCCGCTACAACTCCGGCTCGACGGACCTGGTGGCCGCCTTCGACGGGAAGACGTTCGAGAAGCTCTGGGAGACGCTGCCCTCGGAGGGGCCGGATGCCTCCAGCACGACGAAGGTCATCGCCCAGGGCGGGCGGCTGGTGATGAGCGAGCAGCGCGCGGTGAACCTGCTGGAGCTCGAAACGGGCAAGCGGCTGGGGCGCGTGGCGCTGTCGGACTCGCCGCGCCGGCTCTGCATCCCGCCAGGAGACACGGAGTCCGTCTGGGTGGAGGTGGTGGACCGCAAGCACCTGCTCTTCAACACCCGCACGGCCACCGCACGGCCCGCGCCCCGGGCCCCGCCCGGCTGCGCGACGCCGCCCCTGAGCCCCCAGACCTGCAACATGCTCCGCCCCGCGGAACACCCCACGCCCTGCATCCGCTCCAGCTACCCGCCCTCCGACATCCGCGGCTTCTCCACGCAGTACCTCTACCGGGCGAACGGCTACACCCTGGCGCTGGGCTCGCGGTGGCCGGGGACGCAGGTGCCCCTGGTGGCGGTGTACGAGCCTGGGAACCGGAAGCCCCTGTGGCACGGCGTCGTCGCGGACGGGGATCCGCTCCTGCTGAGGGACACGCCCCCGAAGACCGCCGACATCACCCGTGACGCGGTGTACATCCTCTACGAGATGGAGCAGGGAGGCGCGCGGCTCATCCGGCGCGACCTGCGCACCGGCGCCATCGCCTGGGACGTGGCGGTGCCCCGCACCAACATGGGCACGTCCCCGTCCGTCATCTGGATCCAAGGCGAACGCATCTACGTGCCGCACTGGCAATCGCTGGAGGTGTTCGACGCGGCGACGGGCAACCTCGTCGGCACGCTCGGACCAGAGTGACGCGGAGGAAGCGTCCCGCGCCTCAGTAGACGGCGAGCAGGTGGATCTTCACGCGGGGGTTGCCGAGGTATTCCTCCAACCGCCAGCGGGTCCACATCCCGTCCTCATGGATGCCCACGCCGCCATCCGTGGGGGCGTCCGCGCTGGCGAGCGCATCGCGCAGCTGCGACACCGCCCAGGTGTCGAACTTCGGATCCCCGGAGCCTTCCAGCACCTTGAGGTCCACCAGGCGGCCATCGCGCGCCTGCCGCACCTCCACGATGGCGGCGAGCGCGAGCACGGGGGCCGTGACATCCATCATGGCCATGTTCGCCGCGCGCCCGGACTCCGCGGCGGCGCGCATCCGGTCAAAGCCTTCCATCCGGAAGTCGCGCTCCTTCGTGGAGTCGGGACTGCCCGTGCGGCCGAACCGCTCCATCGCCTCCAATTGTTCGCGCCGCAGCCGCCCGAGCACCACGCGGGCATCGGGCGGGGGCGGGTCCACCAGCCGCTCCGCGAAGCCCTGGCGCAGCTTCGCGAAGTAGGGAGGCATCGCGCCCCCAGAGGCCCGCGCCGCCGCCGCCGCGTCCTTGGCCCACCCGTCCACCCGCCGCTGCACGTGCTCCGCCTCCAGGGCGGCCAACGCCTTCGGGTCGGGCTGCGAGCCGGGGTCGTTGCGGATCGTCCGTCCCGTCGACGGCGGTCCTCCCTTCAGCAGCCCGCCGCCCATCAGCCCCCGAGGATTCAGGTCGAGCTTGGGGCCCGCGCTCGGGACATCCCCGCCCCGCGGCGTGGAGGCTGCGGCCAGCGCGTCGGAGCGTTGCGCTGACGGCGTGCTCTCCGCCAGCGCATCGGGCGCCATCGGCTCTGGCGCGGGCCTGGAGGGCGCTTCATGAGGGGCGGGCTGCGCGATGGGCGCTGTCGGTGCACGCGGGGCCGACCTGGGCGGCTTCGGAACGGGCCGGGCGGGAGGCGGCGTGGACACGGGCGGAGAATCCCGGGTCACGATCTCCATCTCGATGGCCCGCGGCGCGGACGGCCTCCGCACGCGCCCGGCGGAGCTCCGCGACAGCGCCAGGAAGAGCGCCGCGTGCAGGAGCCCTGACACCAGGACCAGGAGGAACAGCTGTGAGCGCCGGGACACGGCAGACAGCTTGCTCCGTCCCGGAGAGCGGGAGAAGAGGCTCGGAGCGTGGGCGTCATCCCGCCACGCCCCCCTGCCTCCCCGCCGCCAGCGCTCGTCAGGGGGGCGCCAGTGTCCGGCCCCCCGGGATGAGCCTGCTCGTCCGCCCGATGCGCTGGAGCACCTTGTCGTGCGCCAGCCTGCCCACCCGGTGGAAGGACCCGAGCGCGCCGCGGCCCGGCGCGTGGACTACGGGCCGCCCGGAGGCACGGTGCAGATCCAGGTGTTGTTGGACATGCAGTAGCAGCCCCCCGTGGGCTGACCATCCAGACAGCACTGCCTCTCGGTGCCCGCGAACGGACAGTCCGTGCCTTCGATGAACGTGCACGTGTTCGCGCGCGAGCAGGTCAGCGGCGGAGGCGTCGTCGGGCAGTACTGGTAGGAGCCATTGCACTGCACATAGGAGCCGTCCACGGAAGAGCAGGACGTCCCCGAACACGACAGCGTCGTCCCCGACCCACAGGAGATCGAACACGTGGCCAGGGCGCTGGAGACCTCCCCCAGCTCCTCCGACACGTCACCAGTGGCCGGTCCACCACAGGCCACCAGGGCCGTGACGGCCAGGGCCGCGAGTACTCCCAGGACATGCTTCATGACGGGCTTCCCTTCGTGTGGGTGATGGCGCGTGGCGGGGGCCACTCGCCGCCAGGAATTGAACCACGCCAATTCCACGAATGTCACGAAAGGCAGACTGTTCTGTCAAAATGAGCTTCGATAGGATTGGCGTGGCTTTCATCAAAGCCAACCTCCCCCCGCGCGCCGGCACCATGAAAGGCGGGCGCATGGCGTACGCTGGTCGCTCCCGGGAGGATCACCATGTGCCGGAGCATCAAGACCCTGTTCAACTTCGAGCCGCCCGCCTCCGACGCGGAGGTGCGGGCGGCGGCCCTCCAGTTCGTGCGGAAGCTGAGCGGCACCAGCGCGCCCTCCAAGGCGAACGAGGAGGCGTTCCACCGCGCCGTC
It includes:
- a CDS encoding glycosyltransferase family 4 protein: MRIVYLHQHFNTPTPHGDTRSYELARRLVTLGHEVHMVTSDPRTDGGAGRGWRESNESGIQVHWLPAPSSGAMSYTERVRTSGHFALNATRRAARLPADVFFATSTPLTIAVPGIAASRWNKRPMVFEVRDLWPAFPIAVGALKSRSAILAAQLLEKAAYAGAEHIVALSPGMKAGVQAAGVAPEKITIIPTLCDPERFQVPASAGAEFRQRHAWLGNRPMVLYAGTLGLVNGVDYLVRVAAEMREWDPEVRFVIMGRGREEASLHALAEALGVKDQNLFFLPGVPKEQVPALLSAASLAMSLFTDVTGMQDTSANKFFDVLAAGRPLALNYGGWQAELMDREPFGLRLPPKDIPAAARMLARRLRDPKWLAEAGALASRLGRERYSADTAAQRLAEVLQRAARARS
- a CDS encoding DegT/DnrJ/EryC1/StrS family aminotransferase, translated to MSSRIHLSSPHMGTLERGYVDEAFENNWIAPLGPHVDAFQDEFARCVGTPHAVALSSGTAALHLALQLLGVGPGDDVLVSTLTFAATVNPIRYLGASPVFIDSERTSWNMDPVLLEEELAMRARVGRLPRAVVVVHLYGQSADLDPLLAACDRYGVPMVEDAAEALGSTYKGRVPGTVGRVGIYSFNGDKILTTSGGGMLVSPDGELARHALKLATQARDTATHCQHSEIGYNYRLSNVLAGIGRGQLQVLEDRVAARRANHAFYANAFQDLPGIAFMPEAPWGRHTRWLTAITIDPAVFGADREAVRSALERENIEARPVWKPMHLQPVFANFERRRGCVAEELFRQGLCLPSGSSLTARELERVVEAVRATPRKQALRTTG
- a CDS encoding SGNH/GDSL hydrolase family protein; translated protein: MPLPPPFWLPAFTAPMHPSASGARAAELAGPSFRAQTVRMFVRPTLAGPRLRLVLSNQYGTQPLRLEAVRVALRVSGITIDPATVREVRFAGAASVSIPPGRTAVSEAVELAVDGQRDVAVSLYFLERSGAVTWHLQGANSTYVSASGDHTAARTFESALTTRSLYFLTALHVDAAHDASLVATFGDSITDGAGSTVDTGRSWPARLAQRLAARGGKPVGVLNAGLSGNRLLKDDYGPKGSQRFERDVLAQRGVKAVILLEGINDIGRSGPASGAVTAAQIIQGYEQLIQRARAKGLKVYGGTLTPMQGHPYFTPEHEALREAVNQWIRGAGGFDAVIDFEAAVRDPANPDAIRKELTVEGLHPNDAGAERMANAIDLRLWE
- a CDS encoding histidine phosphatase family protein, whose amino-acid sequence is MTTEFILLRHGETEWNAQDRLQGHMNSSLSREGLRQADALAERLATLPFQALYSSDLDRAVETAARIAASTGHALQPDARLRERALGILEGLTRMEARQRYPDVFAAYTEGGADYVVPKGESASQRLRLALQCLGELGARHPEARVVVVTHGGLLSGLLRHCLGIPPSTPRAFSVLNAGWNQFDLHEGGFRMVTWGDVSHLRGLSLDDT
- a CDS encoding trypsin-like serine protease, which translates into the protein MRRWTAASAVSLLIIGCGPQATEEQPPQPGAPAATSQEIVGGANTTIAQNPWQVSLQSSGGSHFCGGTIINESWILTAQHCVNSGGSISKPGRVVAGITKRSGSSAGQIRTVSQVFVYPGYVDANVGKDAALLKLSSPLDLSGANAKAIPRVTEEDEAAGVTNAGVIARVTGWGTLSSGSSSLPDTLQTVNVALITNASAQSSYPSETIGADQLGAASPGKDSCQGDSGGPLTVLKGGTQVLAGIVSWGYGCADARYPGMYGRVSSFENWITNTLNGASQGTTVLDLGGLSGATGSFTHYAINVPSGTTALTVFQSGGTGDADLYVRQGAQPTTSLYNCRPYASGNEETCTFNNPTAGTWYVSVRGYSAFTGVSLKATVQ
- a CDS encoding Rcat domain-containing protein produces the protein MARNVPRASRCPHCNAPFTPQVSRTHYTCGYCGHAFDLEGPPSIPPAPPAPASAPTNPQVAMIIAGSVGVLLLGVIVAVFAWRGDPPEEVPPSRPEPVSSPPPAVVPPPPFVPSPPPPPRPERLQWAERDAPVFVDLNGDGTDEIIGHVSRYNSGSTDLVAAFDGKTFEKLWETLPSEGPDASSTTKVIAQGGRLVMSEQRAVNLLELETGKRLGRVALSDSPRRLCIPPGDTESVWVEVVDRKHLLFNTRTATARPAPRAPPGCATPPLSPQTCNMLRPAEHPTPCIRSSYPPSDIRGFSTQYLYRANGYTLALGSRWPGTQVPLVAVYEPGNRKPLWHGVVADGDPLLLRDTPPKTADITRDAVYILYEMEQGGARLIRRDLRTGAIAWDVAVPRTNMGTSPSVIWIQGERIYVPHWQSLEVFDAATGNLVGTLGPE
- a CDS encoding ferrichrome ABC transporter substrate-binding protein; translation: MSRRSQLFLLVLVSGLLHAALFLALSRSSAGRVRRPSAPRAIEMEIVTRDSPPVSTPPPARPVPKPPRSAPRAPTAPIAQPAPHEAPSRPAPEPMAPDALAESTPSAQRSDALAAASTPRGGDVPSAGPKLDLNPRGLMGGGLLKGGPPSTGRTIRNDPGSQPDPKALAALEAEHVQRRVDGWAKDAAAAARASGGAMPPYFAKLRQGFAERLVDPPPPDARVVLGRLRREQLEAMERFGRTGSPDSTKERDFRMEGFDRMRAAAESGRAANMAMMDVTAPVLALAAIVEVRQARDGRLVDLKVLEGSGDPKFDTWAVSQLRDALASADAPTDGGVGIHEDGMWTRWRLEEYLGNPRVKIHLLAVY
- a CDS encoding DUF2277 domain-containing protein codes for the protein MCRSIKTLFNFEPPASDAEVRAAALQFVRKLSGTSAPSKANEEAFHRAVEDITEVARRLMDSLVTTAPPRNRDMEAMKAKLRSAKRFAVR